The genomic segment CATGGTCCATGTGGGATTAAAGCATCTTCTCGATGCGATGAAGGATACAAATGAGCACATAAGAGATACCACAGCATGGACTCTAAGCCGTATCTTTGAGTTGTTGCACTCCCCAAGTTCTGGATTTTCTGTGATCTCACCAGCCAACCTCCAACAGATTGTCGAAGTGCTGTTAGAGAGTATAAAAGATGTCCCTCATGTTGCTGAAAAAGTTTGTGGGGCTATCTATTTTCTTTCTCAAGGATATGAGGATGCTGGGCCAAGCTCGTCTCTGCTCACTCCTTTTATAACTCAGATTATTGGTTCTCTTATTGCAACGGCTGATCGGACAGACAACACTGGTTCTAAGCTCAGAACCACTGCTTATGAAGCCTTGAATGAAGTTGTTAGGTGCTCTAATCTTTCTGAAACATCTCAGATTATTAATCACCTTTGCCCTGTTATCATGGAAAAGCTGGCACAAACTTTTGAGCTTCAGATTTTATCCTCTGAAGATAGAGAAAAACAGGGAGATCTACAGGCTTCTCTGTGTGGTGTACTACAGGTTATTATTCAGAAGCTAAGTCATACTGATGAAACCAAGTCTATAATACTCCAAGTTGCCGACCAGATCATGATGTTATTCCTGAAGGTTTTTGCCTGTCGTAGCTCAACTGTCCATGAAGAGGCCATGCTTGCTATTGGTGCTCTGGCCTATGCAACTGGATCAGATTTCTTGAAGTATATGCCAGAGTTTTACAAGTATCTTGAGATGGGGCTGCAGAATTTTGAAGAGTACCAGGTTTGTTCCATCTCAGTGGGGGTTGTTGGTGATATTTGCCGTGCATTGGATGACAAGATCTTGCCATACTGTGATGGGATTATGACTCTTCTTCTTAAAGATCTATCTAGTAGTGAACTTAATCGATCTGTAAAACCTCCCATATTCTCCTGCTTTGGGGATATTGCGCTTGCTATTGGTGAACACTTTGAGAAGTACCTTCAGTATGCCTTACCTATGATGCAAAGTGCTGCGGAAGTTTGTGCGCAACTTGACAATAGTGATGATGAAATGCTAGATTATGGCAACCAGCTGAGACGCAGTATTTTTGAAGCATACTCTGGAATTCTTCAAGGATTTAAAAGTACCAAGGCCAACTTGATGTTGCCTCATGCTCCTCATCTCTTGCATTTCATTGAAGTGGTTGCCAAAGACAGACCAAGGTATTGTTAACTGGATTTCATGGACATTTCATTTCTCTTATAGTATTTGCACCTTATGAGTTCTGACAATATGTATTGTGGTTCGTTTGTAGAGACGAGACTGTAACAAAAGCAGCAGTAGCTGTGTTGGGTGATCTAGCTGACGCACTTGGTTCCAGTGCAAAGACCATATTCAAAGATCCTGCATTTTTCGCACAGCTGTTGGGTGAGTGTCTTCAATCTGATGATGAACAGCTGAAAGAAACGGCAACTTGGACACAAGGAATGATTGGGCGTGCCTTCTCAGTTTGTGGGTGAGAGCTGTTCTTAAACGTTGCTCTTTATGCAGGAAATCTGTTTTTTCCATTGTATTGCCTAGGCGGAAGTTGTCAGGTTACCAAGGTAGGTTTTACATAATCACCTATGgaattcttcttccttttttaaattttgggTCTGCAGACTTATAGCTTCAAGCGTCAAGGTCACCATGTCTTGGTAGCCTGTTGGTATAACTTTCTGTAGTCTATAATATTATAAGTCAGCAGTTTTTTTAAGATCAGCTTCTAGCAACTCATCATTCTAAGCGAAAAACTCATTATGTAACCATTCCATCGTTACGATCAATCTTACTATATGCTGAAGATCATTgtgagttttctttctttcagaagacgtctaattttatatttcttaGTTCTATTAGTTCAAGCAGTCCcactacactgggtatgttgttgttattgttactaGTTGTAGCAGTAAGGTCCAAATAATTTGCTTAAATTTCAGGTTAGTACAcctaaattaaaatttcaaataatatgacattttaaaaatCACGACACAACAGATCGTCTTCTTCAATCTTCCTTGCTGCCTTTGATTTGCGCCACCCACTGTCCTTCTACGTTATTACTCAGCTCAAACCATCAAAGATACGTATTGTTAATCCTCATGTTGTGCTATTCAACCCTCTGTTTCCTAAATCGGTGGATTGAACTTTACATAAgtttttactatttatttaaaATGGTTTAAAGATATCCTCTATTTGGGTATCCGTTGAATTTGCCCTTAGTTTAGTAAGAAGGACACTTGACAAGCTCAAAATAAGTAATTCACTTTCAATATCAAATACCCAGATCACTTTATCCATATTCAATCTGAAACCCTTTATTTATCTTCTGTTTTCCATCAACTTTCATCAATAAAAACCCTTCACTTGTGGCTCTTTTGTGCGTCGCACCTTGTCCATTTATAAATTTTGCTAAGTGACAAATTTATATTTCCATCAAGTACGTGACATAAAATTTCAATATGAAGTCTTAATCTTGgattaaaagaaagagaaacgcATGCATATGCTTAATTTTTCATTGACCGTCAAAATAAAAGGACAGATATTTCACcagcttttttatttttccaccaATAAGTCACACTTTCAGCCGATTTCAGATGATTGTATTGTATGTAGTTTCCCTCTTTGCTTTTCgttttctttttaatctttatttaACTGTACAGTCGAACCTTATTACGTTAGTagcatttatttgaaaattttatgacttttatagtgagatattggtttatatgtatattaatattttaacattTATATAATTGATGTAAACAAGAGTGCACAAAattagtataatgattttgtgtaCAAAAAGAGGCGTATTTGTTaaataatttaaccaaaaaaatagaaagagcactgaatataaaaatacatatcaatagCCTTTCCTTGTGAAGTTATGATCATAACTAATTATCACCATTTAAACACAattttttctcttagatattcATACATGAAATTTACTATATACATGTCATTAATGATAATTaccataaatataaaatattttatttttatgtataatatatttcttataaaatattaCTACACAATATTTAAATATGATTGATTGTCATAGAGGAATAATATTATAAAGACCATTATAATGAATCATTGTTGTTTTATGTAGAATGATGTTATAGAAAATCAagatataacataaaaaattaattctgTAGAATATCAGGTTGTTATAGTGAAATATGTTATTTTCCTTTGATAAAATCTGTATTTAAGAATATGAACTTCAACAATAAGTTCAAAACAATTTAAGAACAATAAACTAAGTTTAAACTATTTTTGAACAATAGTAAATCAAACTTAGAAAGAGATGAAAATTGAAGAATCAAGTCTGCTGAATTCATAGTatgtccttaaggaaattataTTCCTCAAGTATCCAAGATTATGGATATATCCTTCCATGATGAAATGATTTACTTCAACAGAATTGTGGTACCTCAAATTctaccaaacaatgaattcacttaACGATAGCAACTCACATTAGAATGATGTTTTTGCTAGAAAGCAAAGTTTTTAACCTTGAAAATTTCATTCTAAATATTTGAggaaaaatcaaatatttatagccaaaaggtGTTGCTTCAAAAAAGAAGCAATGGTTCTTGAAAAATTGTACTGTTTCAAACCATCGGACCAATCTGCGGGTGCACATGGCTATATTTGGCTGCAAATCATTCGATGTCCAAAACAAAATGTTGAGATGACATTTGCATTGGCGTTTGCTTCCGAAAAATGACCATATGCAGACACAAATCCTCTCATTGTTATTCAAACAGTGAACAGAAAGATTGTGTCTCTTCAATGTGCTTTAGATATGTGTCTGCAAATGAAGaaaaatttcatataattgaataataattaacaattaaattttaaatgaattttgtccaaaaagacaAACACTCGATCGGAGATAGACTCTCGATCAGTCATTTGTCAAATtcaatccaaatccaaatttgaaTTCCAGTCAAGCAAGCGATGAAAATGACGGTGCAAGGCTTGTCTTTTTCTTACCTCACTAACAACATGGAGTAGTGCTTCTATATGTAAATACAAGAAAGTTTTTTTCTCTcatcaatgtgggagaaacaCTTCTTTTATAAAGTGAAAGTGTAGTTCACTTTTTCCCTCCatttgtttcttctatttttaattcACATTTTATCACTAGAACTCAATAATTCCCCACATGAATGAAAATGACTATAAGATCAAAAAAATTTACGGCCAAGTGTGTGATTTACAAGTAAAAACTAATTGCATTTGGATAAGtaggtttttctttgaactttccgtagtgaacttATATCGAATCCACTCGATCAATTGGTAGATGTGATACCTTTAAACCGTCAAACTCtattgtacacctagacaatacaagtcacacaactagccttttactatttatgattctcacgattttatttgttttagccATGAATACTAACTGGTTTCATAAAAGCTTAGAGAGTAGGCCTTGACTATCATTTTTCTTGAAGCGACTTCCATTTCATATtcacataggtgatttataaatatttaatcctataaataaattatttggttATACCTTCCAAACAtagaaaccattaaaaaactTCAACCTTAAGCTTTATCTTTGTATTTTGAACATTATCTTTATCATGTGAATGAGTTGAGTGAATTTGTGCTTCAGTCACAACTTTAtctgatctctttgaacctagatCTTAGGATCTCCCATTTATTAGGTAGAGTTACCAGCATGATGACTTGTCTTAGGCTTTAaattcattttctttgatgatctCTCAACCCCCTCTCTagttaggccttttgtaagtggaccTAGTATATTATCTTTTGACTTTAGATAGTTAATCATGATAATTTCACTATAAAGTAGTTTTCTAATGTTATTATGTCTTTGTCTTATGTAACTCGATTTTCCATTATAAATCGTGCTCCCGCCCCTACCTATTGTAGCTTGACTATCATAGTATACATACAAGTGCCAAAGATTTGGGCCAAAAACaaatatctttcaaaaaaatttaaagccATTGAGCTTCTTCACCGGCCTTATCTAaagtgataaattcagattccatcaTAGAACTAGCGATACATGTCTGTtcggatgattttcaagagactccTCCTCCACCATAAAGTAAATATATAcccacttatggattttacttcattggATCCAGTGacctaatttgcatcactatatattttaattatcgctagatatttgttataattcaaagcatagttttgagtatattttagataccccaaaactcttttcattgtcatccaatgagtttgattGGGATTACATGTGAACTAACTCCGTTTACTAGTAGCACATGCTATATTTGCTCGCATACAATTCATGATGTACATTTTAATTCCTAACACTCTTGTATAGTCCAATTGTGAGTTACTTCCACCCTCATTCCTTTGAAGTGCAAAGATTACATCTATTGGTGTCTTGACAGTATTAAAATCCAAATATTTGAACTTGCCAAGTACCtcttcaatgtaatgagactttGACAAAACTAAATCTTGTGAAGTTGTATGAATTCTTATTTCTCATATTAGATTAGCaattccaaggtctttcatatcaaatttgctaGTCAACATTTGCTTAGTAACATTTATATTAGAAATGTCTCCACTGATAGTCAACATGTCATCAATATAAAAACAAACAATAACCTTGTGAttagagtgtctttaatgtaaagaCATTTGTCACACTCCTAATCTTAAATTCATTTGTCAATATGGTTTGATCAAATTTTATATGCCACTGTTTGAGTGCTTTTTATAGTTTATAAAATGGCATAACAAGTTTgcagatttttctttttttatcaagaaCCACAAAATCCTTGGGTTATTTCCTGtagatttcttcctccaattctccattcaagaaatgttgttttcatacccatttgatggatttcatgaCCATATTTACAGCTAGTGCAATCAACATTCCAATGGATGTAATTCTTGTTACAGAAGAGTATGCATCGAAATAATCAAGAGTTTTCTTTTGTCTAAAGGCTTTAACGACAAGTCTTGCCTTTTATTTGTTGATAGTTTcatcaactttcatttttttgaagattcattttgaacctaaaggtttattttctagaAAAAGATCAATCAATTACCAAGTATGATTGGTCAAGATTAAATTAATCTCGCTATTGATAGCCTCTTTTCAAAAGAATGAGTTCGCAGAagacatgactttcttgaatgtTTGAGGtttattttcaagaagaaatgcTATAAAATCTTATCCAAAGAAAGTAGATCTCCTTTGATGTTTACTACACTTTTGATTCTCTTCACTAAGTATATTTATCTTTGATTCTTTTCAAGGTCATTTAGACCTTTCACTAGATAACTtatatcttattttatatgaataatGTGTTCAAAGGACTCAACATTATCTAATTTTATTACCATATTGCCTTGAATATCTGAATTTTTggatatatgaataaaaaatcaaTGTGTTTTATTGTTTGTagcatatctaataaaatatagtCCACAGTCTTTGGccatatttttacctttttgggTATAAGAACTTGAACTTTGGCTAGACAAGAAACCCCAcgctttaaaatatttcaagttggatttactttcttttcatttattatatgaaatatattgCATCTtgctatggggaactctattgagtattcgatttgttgtaaggatagcttccccacATGTTTTACGGTAAATCTGAATTTACAAGTaagacatttgtcattttcttcaaTGTTCGATTTTTTCTCTTCAATTTCATTAGATTAAGGTGAGTAAGGAAcaatagtttgatggacaatttcatttCTCAAACATATTTCTACAAACGGAGATTCATACTCTCCATCCATAtcacttttatcatttttatctttttatccaattgattttcaatttcaatttcatattgCCTAGATGcttctattgtttcatccttgCTATTCAACAAATGAACATAACAATGTCtagtgcaaaaaaaaaattctgaaatattttttcccactGTGTGAATCAATTCTAggggattgaaatttctttcaacagTTTATAAGAATGTTTAGCGTAATGAGATTCAACACATGTTTGACATTGTGATTTAGTACACTCAAAGTTAGATAAAACTTCTAAGCTAATCAATTTTTGCaaggttttgtaattgacatgttcTACACGTTTATGTCATAAATTATTTGACTCTAGTAAGTAAGAAGAAGTCCCAactttattcatttcaacaaccattacatCTAGTTTGAAAAGACCCTTATTGAGGTAACCCTTTCCTATGTACATATTATTCTTACTTATTACAACTTTCATCGATACAAATACATACTTACATTCATTTTTAGTGAGAAGTGTTGTAGACACTAAGTTCTTCCTAATAGTAGGAACatgaagaatatttttgagaGTCAACACCTTACGAAAAGTCATCTTTAGAAATATCTTTCCACTTTCTTCAACCTTGGCTGTTGTAGTATTTCTCATGAAGATAACTTTACTAGGACCAACGGTATCATAAGTAGAAAACACTTTTTTTTCCTCACAAACATGTCGAGTGGCTCCTAAATCAAACCACCATTCATTTGAATTTCCAACTATATTGCATTCAATGATCATAGAACACATATTTTCAATCTCTTCAATTGCTTCCACCATATTTATctgattatttttcttattcttcttcaaaaCTTTCATAATTTGGAGCTTTGTGGCcaatttttctacaattatagTACTTGCctttaaatcttttcttattcTGCTCTTTCTCTTGTCCAGAAGTCTTTTTCCTCTTCTTATTATTTGGAGCATTATCCTTAACCAAATTTGCACTCATATTGCTGATTTCTCATGAAACttaattttctcttctattttgagACGAATCACACGATCTTTCAAATcagaaaattaattttcaagcaTTCCTTATTCAGGAACATGAAGATCTCTAATTGTGAACatttttatttcaagtgtggTCAGCCAAAAGAACATCATTTGCTGTCAATCTTTGAAGTTTACAccagattttttttttgatttctctgcCGATTCTATTGCGGAGCAACATCTGAATGGCTTGATGACGCAACAATGATTGTCATTGAGACAATACCATTCACAACCCAACCAAATTGttgtttggttttatttttcattttcctaTCAGTCTTTGGTAAATaatttagtatttcagaatattatcaataaagacTTAATATTTATACAAACTTGTTTCTAGTCAATGATGAAGTTTTATATTCTTCAAATCGCTAACTGAATGAACTTAAAATCCTGACgaaatttttatattcttcaaatcAGAATAAACttcaaaccgattaaaaaaactATAGGTTTTAATCTTCATAAACCAATACAGAGAGCTCAATAAATCGGTGATGTTTCTATCTTTGTCGAATCGATTGCACACGCTGATTTTTCAGTAAAGTTCTTATATTCTTCCAATCAAGGGAGTagaaagttaaataattttactCTACAAAAATCAAGCATAATACAAATTAAAAAAGTTcttaataatttccttaagaTCGTTATTTCCATTTAAGTAAAATCTGTTTTCAAGAATATAAATttaatgacctaaatttggatgattttttccttttatgtgttttgattattttatccctctcTGTGATTGTTCTATCTATTTTATGAATTGTGGAAATAGTTGGCACGGTTCTCAAAGCCTTCGAAAAGATTTTGAGTGAGTTTGAGGTCATTTTGAGGCTTTAAGAGCTAATAGTCAACTTTGATCAACATATCAATATTTGAGTTCCAGTTAAAAAATGAATTATTCCAGCagatctgaaatatcaaatttggattTGTAGTGAGGTTAGTTCGATTTTGTGGCTTTTAGATTTTATTTCGATCCGTGGTTCGAAAATAGTGTAAATTGGGTCCTGGAGGTCAATTttgtgataatgatatttttttcataaatttgatgattctTTTGGATCCAAAATGTGTTTTACAATCAATTtgcactattggatcatgttcatagggttccaaatgagttctgagggtcaaaaataagtttttaaaattattggtgTTGGTTTAGCTGCTAAAGCGGTTGGTTGACTACTTTAGTGGCCTTTGACCATTTGACCAACCACTTTAGCAGATAAATTTTTACTTCAGTGGTACTTTGACTAATTGAACAGGCCACTTTAGCGGATAAAGTGAAGCTTTAGCGGCCATCGCTGAGTTTAAGGCCAAAACTAaatctatttcatattttttatatgtttggagcTAGGAAGCTCCAATTTTGACGATTCTTCATAAGTTTTTCTCGTATAATCATTGTCTATCAATTTACAAAtccattttacccttttttttttaaagaacttctactttatttttcatgatttctacccaagttgagaatcaaaaccCCATTTTTAGAGATTGGGAGCTCAGATTTGGGTGACTCCAAAGGAGTTTTTGAGATTTCATTCATGggtaatttttctaattttatactTATCAGTTTGCCTCGATTTAATCTTCagaacaacttcaaattcttgatttcaaaatgagTTTTGGGGGTTTTTGCTagtaaagcttgaaaatgatttttctttgattggaACCTCcttttaaactcatttttgcttgatttttaaGTCGTAGACTCACATGAGTAtggaaatatatttcaaaaataaaattatggttttaaccccttttttttacatatttttggggTTACTTTTTAGACCTGTCTTGAATATAGTCAATATGTGTATCGTTAGCCATTTATGTATAGATATCATATTTGAAGGTTTGGTCATGGTTAGAGATATTTCGAATGTTTTGAGCTTTCCATTAGGTATTTGTGCAGTATTTGGATTTGCAGATCTTCGGTTAAggcaagttg from the Capsicum annuum cultivar UCD-10X-F1 chromosome 9, UCD10Xv1.1, whole genome shotgun sequence genome contains:
- the LOC107842629 gene encoding importin subunit beta-1 yields the protein MALEITQFLLAAQSADAKVRTEAEANLSQFREQNLPGFFLLLAVELSNDGKPTESRRLAGIVLKNSLDAKETVRKQQLVQQWQVIDSSCKSQIKSLLLSCLGSSVREASHTAAQVIAKIASIEVPQKQWPELIGSLLVNMTQQGRPASVKQATLETLGYVCEEISHQDLVQDEVNSVLTAVVQGMNVEEKSLEVRLAATRALYNALDFAQTNFDNEMERNYIMKVICEAATAKEGQLRQAAFECLVSIASTYYELLEPYMQTLFQLTAKAVKEDEEAVALQAIEFWSSICDEEIELQDYEVPDSGDSTVQHSHFIEKALEVLVPMLLETLLKQDEEQDQDDEIWNLAMAGGTCLGLVARTVGDAVVPLVMPFVEANIMKPDWRSREAAIYAFGSILEGPSIEKLSPMVHVGLKHLLDAMKDTNEHIRDTTAWTLSRIFELLHSPSSGFSVISPANLQQIVEVLLESIKDVPHVAEKVCGAIYFLSQGYEDAGPSSSLLTPFITQIIGSLIATADRTDNTGSKLRTTAYEALNEVVRCSNLSETSQIINHLCPVIMEKLAQTFELQILSSEDREKQGDLQASLCGVLQVIIQKLSHTDETKSIILQVADQIMMLFLKVFACRSSTVHEEAMLAIGALAYATGSDFLKYMPEFYKYLEMGLQNFEEYQVCSISVGVVGDICRALDDKILPYCDGIMTLLLKDLSSSELNRSVKPPIFSCFGDIALAIGEHFEKYLQYALPMMQSAAEVCAQLDNSDDEMLDYGNQLRRSIFEAYSGILQGFKSTKANLMLPHAPHLLHFIEVVAKDRPRDETVTKAAVAVLGDLADALGSSAKTIFKDPAFFAQLLGECLQSDDEQLKETATWTQGMIGRAFSVCG